One Deltaproteobacteria bacterium genomic region harbors:
- a CDS encoding flagellar motor protein MotA: protein MALGSVLGFIAAVALFLGSIAMETNNYFIFISASSAMMVIGGTFSAAYMSFRGRYVNLALRDVFRLFSGYAVAREYLNAEIGQMIRWGYLVKKEGVPELEKEIANLKDEFLSYAVGLVVAGYNAADVRDMLEATVETTYERMIVPVKILKYMGGAAPAFGMIGTLVGLIVMLNNIGGSPEQLGGGLATALLTTLYGVLLARLVFLPAATKSQQGHEITRYRNYVMLEGFVMLADDKSPRFIQDRLNSQLDRKIHYDIDTQGKGG, encoded by the coding sequence ATGGCCTTAGGTAGCGTATTAGGATTCATAGCCGCAGTTGCTTTGTTCTTGGGTTCCATTGCAATGGAGACCAACAACTATTTCATATTTATCTCTGCCAGCAGTGCCATGATGGTAATTGGAGGCACATTTTCTGCCGCTTACATGAGCTTTCGTGGCCGCTACGTCAACTTGGCTTTGAGGGACGTTTTTCGCCTTTTCAGCGGTTATGCCGTGGCCCGCGAATACTTGAATGCGGAAATTGGTCAGATGATTCGCTGGGGTTACTTGGTCAAAAAAGAGGGTGTTCCTGAACTCGAAAAAGAAATCGCTAACCTAAAAGATGAGTTCCTTAGCTATGCTGTTGGTCTGGTTGTGGCTGGGTACAACGCGGCTGATGTTCGCGACATGCTTGAGGCAACAGTCGAGACGACTTATGAGCGAATGATTGTTCCGGTTAAGATTCTAAAATACATGGGCGGGGCAGCACCTGCATTCGGAATGATTGGTACCTTGGTTGGCTTAATTGTCATGTTGAACAACATTGGAGGTAGCCCGGAGCAACTCGGTGGTGGTTTGGCGACAGCACTTTTGACGACTCTCTATGGGGTTCTGCTGGCAAGACTCGTATTTCTACCGGCCGCGACCAAGAGTCAGCAAGGTCACGAGATCACGCGTTACCGCAATTATGTTATGCTTGAGGGTTTCGTGATGCTTGCAGACGATAAGAGCCCTCGATTCATTCAAGACCGCCTCAATAGCCAGCTTGACCGCAAGATACACTACGATATCGACACGCAGGGCAAGGGAGGCTAG